Sequence from the bacterium genome:
CGAGGTAGACGTTGAAGCAGACGAGGTCCAGGAAGTCGAGCCGGAGGTACTCGGTGGTGGGGTAGTTCACGTACGTCGCGAGCGCGCCCGGGTCCTCCGCATGCACGGCCCGGATCAGGCGATGCAGGAAGCGCTCGACGGCCCGCGCGCCGTGCCACCGGACGATGGACGCAGGGATCTCGTTGCCCACCGCGTAGCAGAGCACCGCAGGATGCCCCGCACACGCGCGCACCTGCACACGCACGCGCTCCTCGATCGAGCGCGTGAGGCGGCGGTCGTCAAGGAACGCGACGTGCTGCTCCCACGCCAGCCCGACCATCACCCGCAGCCCGTGCCGCCACGCCGCGTCCAGCACCCGCCGCGGCGGCGCCGTGTACGTGCGGACCGCGTTCAGCCCGCTCGCGCGGATGCGCCGGAAGTCCTCCTCGACCACGGCCGGGGGCGGGTAGGGCTCTCCATCCGTGCCGGGCCGGAACGGGCCGTACGTGACGCCGCGGATCCACAGCTTCTCCTCGCCCACGAACACGTGCTTGCCGCAGGCGCGCGGCCGCTGCGCCGGCGCGACCGCCGGGACCGGCTCCTCCGGCAGAGTGCGTGCCTCGAGCTGCGGTCTGGCGACGCGACGCATAGCCCGGTTCGCCCGTGGACTGCCGCACCGTGCAAGGCCATGGACGGCGCGGCGGACCACGGCGCCGTACGCATCATGCGTGCCCCCGCCCGGGACTCAGGATGCTAACGGCCGGCGGGCGATCGGGGAGTGGTGTTCTTCCGGTTGCGGCACGCGCTCGGGTACTGGTCACAGTAACCCTTCGTCTCGCCAATGCTGCCGGAGTTGAGCAGCGCATGCACCACCGCGCGGCCGAGCACGTCCGCGGCGGCGTTGTAGATGGCGCTGAGGTCGCGCAGCGAGAGCGTGGGGTCGGGCGGCGTCGTCGCGACAGCGAAGACGAGGTCGCCATCGTTGAGGTTGTGGACCGGCTTGATCGTCCGGGCGAGCCCGCTGTTCGCGATCATCGCCATGCGCTTGGCCTGCGTCTGGTCCAGCGGCGCATCCGTCGCCACGACGGCGATCGTCGTGTTGAACGGCGGGACCTCCGCCTCGGCCCGGCTCTCGGTCCCGGCGCCCCCTGCGGGACGACACTCTTCGGCAGGCGGTGGGACGAGATCGAACTCGCCGTCCAGCTCGAGGAAGACACCGTACGGCAGGCACGTCTCCGGGTTCACCACCGAGCCGGCAGGGTTGAGCGCCACGATCGCGCCGACGGTGTAGCCGTTGGGAAGGACCACGCTGGCCGAGCCCAACCCATGGCGCGCGCCGGTCCCGGCGCCGACCCGCCCCTGCTGCACGGGAGCCGCTGTCGCGGCGGCGGCCGCCCGGTAGCCGAACTCGGCATCCGGCCGCGCCTTGAAGTCTCCGCCGCGCCCGAGGTCGAACAGGATCGCGGCCGGGACGATGGGCACAACGCCGCCCTGCACCGGGAAACCGTAGCCGCGCTCCTCGAGCCAGCGCATGACGCCGCTGGCGGCGTCGAGGCCGTACGCGCTCCCGCCGCTCAACACGATGGCGTTCACCTGGGTGACGAGCCCGCCCGGCTCCAGCAGCGCCACCTCCTTCGTCCCCGGCGCGCCACCGAGCTGACTGTAGCTGGCCGTGGCGCCTTTCTCGGTCAGGATCACGGTCGTGCCGGTCCGGTACCCGCCGCCGATCCGCGTCTCGTGCCCGACCTTGATCCCCGGCACATCGGTGATGGTGTTGCTCGGCCCCGGCCGCTGCCCGGCCACGCCGGCCACAGCCGTCAGCACGGCCAGCGCGGCGCCGAGCGCTGGCGCCGCGCGCTGCGCGACACGTGTCAGATTGACGAGTGGTCTCGACATCGCTACGCGCTCCTGGAGGAGATGGGATGAGCTGCGTCCATCGCGGACACGTGCTCGGTCAACGACCGTGGGGACGCCCTGTAGACTCGCCCGAACCGGTCCCTCGCCTCGACCACGACCTCGCGCGCGTCCGGAGAAACACGGGCATAGAAGAGGTGGTCCGTGTTGCGCGGGTCGACCCACGACCGGTGCGACGGGCGATCGGGGCCGAGCTGGAGGTGAACGGCGAGCGGGTCCATCCCCATCTCCTGCCGCATCTCGCCCTTCCGCTCACCGTCCTCGTACCAGACCACGGTCCACGACGGGTCCCAGTCCCAGATGTTCGCCACGATCTCGTCCGGTCGCTCCGGGTTCGCGCCCCGCGGGTAGACCCGCATCTGGTGCTCCGGCGCGTGCCCCACCGACTTGTATCGCCAGGAGATCTCTTCGCCGCGCACACGGAAGATGGTGTAGCCGTTCGGCGTCCCGTCCCAGCAGATCGGCCCGGTCCACCACGCGCCACACACCGCGCCGTTCACCTGCTCGTGGATCGTTCCGCTGATGATGTGCTCGCGCTCGTGCATGTGGCCGGTCAGGATGTAGGCGCGGTACGGCTCCAGGATGCGGTACAGGGCGTCGCGGTTCTGCGTGGTGAAGCCCACGGGCACGCGGCCGCCCAGCCGCCGGTCCATGGTGCTGCCCACGGGGATGTGGGCGACCACGATCACCGTGCGCCCCGGCTCGACGCGGGCAAGGTCGCGGCGCAGCCACTCGAGCTGCTGGTCGGTCACGTAGCCGACGTACCCGCCGCCGTACCAGAACACGTTGTTCAGCACGCAGTAGTGCACGTCCCCGCGGTCGAACGAGTAGTGCAGGGGGCCGAAGCGGTCGCGGAAGGCGATGGACGCTGTCTCCGTCGTCTTCGCGCTGAGGTCCAGATCGTGGTTGCCGAGGACCTGGAAGAACGGAACGCCGATCGCCCGGACCGCGCGCTCGTAGTCCGGGAACATGCTGAGGTCGTCCCACATGAGGTCGCCGCAGCCGATCCCGAACACCGGGATGTCGCCGAGCCCCGCGACGGTCGCCCGGGCGTCCGGCACGGTCTCCTCGTGGAACAACGCCATGTCCCGTGCGTTCTGCGTCTGCGGATCCGCAAGCAGCAGGAACGCGTGCTCCCGGTCGCCGCGGGGATCGGGCTCGAGCTCGAACAGCACGGACATCTCGCTGCGCGCGTCAGCACGGATCGGCTGGTAGCACCGGGCCGTGCCCTCCGCGTTCAGCGGGATGCGGTACCCGGCCGGCAGGCTGACGTACACGTGCGCCGCACGCTCCGTCGTGACGAGCTCGAAGAGCCCGTCGTCATCGGTCACCACGACGTCGAACCCATCGCTCACGGCGACGCCGCGGAGCCCCCGGCCGCCTGCGACGCGGACGGCGCCGCGGACCCGCACCGGCCGGGCCGGAAGCTCGCCGCGCCCCGCCGTGCCGGGTTCGCCCGGCGCAGACGGGGCGCCCCACAGACTGCCCGGCCGGGCCAGCAACGCTGCGGCCCCGACCATCGTCGCGCCGAAGAAACGCCTGCGATCCATCCCGCTGCCGTGCTCTCGTCCGTCCATGGTTCGCCTCCTCTACGCGCGCACGTCCAGCCGCTCTCCCGCAGCCGCACGCCGGCTCAGCCGTGCTGGAGCGTGATGGTCTTGAGTCGCGTGAAACTCTTGATGCCCTCCATGCCCTTCTCGCGCCCGAAGCCCGATCGCTTGACGCCACCGAACGGCAGCTCGATTCCGCCGCCGGCGCCATAACAGTTCACGAACACCTGGCCGCATTCGAGCGCGCGTGCCACGCGGAGCTGCCTCGCCCCGTCCTTCGTCCATACGCCCGCGACGAGGCCGTACTGCGTCCCGTTCGCCAGCGCGATCGCTTCCTCCTCATCGCGGAACGGCGTCGCGACGAGGACCGGGCCGAAGATCTCCCGGCACGAGAGCTCGTGCGTCGGATCGACCGGTGCATACAGTCGGGGCGCCACGTAGAAGCCCCCCGCGGGCAGATCCGCCGGGAGCTCTGCGCTCGCCACGAGGGGAAGCCCGCTGTGCTCGGCCGTTTCCAGGAAGCCCCGGACCCGCTCCGCCTGCCGCGCCGAGATGAGCGGACCGCAGTCCGGGTCCGTTTCCGCCGGTCCCACCCGCGTGCGCCGGAACCGCTCGGCGAGCGCCGCCACGACCTCGTCGAAGCGGCTCTCCTCCACCAGGAGCCGGCTGCCGGCCGAGCACGTCTGACCCGCGTTCTGGAGGATCGCGTTGTAGACCACGGAGAGCATGGGCTCCGGGTCCGCATCGGCGAAGACGATCTGCGGGGACTTGCCGCCCAGCTCCATCGTGACCGGGCGGTTGCTCACTGCCGCCGCCTGCTGCACGAGCGTGCCCGTCTCGGGCGAGCCGGTGAACGAAATGTGATCCACCCCGCTGTGCCCGGCCAGGGCTGCACCCGCTTCCGGGCCGTATCCCGTGACCACGTTCAGCACGCCCGGCGGCAGCCCTGCTCGGGCAGCGAGGTCCGCGACCGCGAGGATCGACTGGCACGCATCTTCGCCCGGCTTCACCACGACCGCGTTGCCCGCCGCGAGCGACGCGATCACGGACCGGCCGAACACTTGCGCCGGATAGTTCCAGGGGATGATGTGTGCCGTGACCCCGAACGGCTCCCGGATCGCGAGCACCGTGTAGCCGGACTCGTACGGGATCGTCTCCCCGTGGAGCTTGTCGGCCGCACCCGCGTAGAACTCGCAGTAGCGAACGAGCGCGGCAATGTCCCGACGCGCCTGACTCAGCGGCTTGCCCACGTCACGGCACTCGAGCCACGCGAGCTCGTCCTGCCGTTCGGCGATCAGTGCGGCC
This genomic interval carries:
- a CDS encoding aldehyde dehydrogenase: MGTGRTILIDGSWREAAGGETILVVDPSTGETFGALARGTAEDVDEAVAAARRAFERRWSRTSPAERGRILARWAALIAERQDELAWLECRDVGKPLSQARRDIAALVRYCEFYAGAADKLHGETIPYESGYTVLAIREPFGVTAHIIPWNYPAQVFGRSVIASLAAGNAVVVKPGEDACQSILAVADLAARAGLPPGVLNVVTGYGPEAGAALAGHSGVDHISFTGSPETGTLVQQAAAVSNRPVTMELGGKSPQIVFADADPEPMLSVVYNAILQNAGQTCSAGSRLLVEESRFDEVVAALAERFRRTRVGPAETDPDCGPLISARQAERVRGFLETAEHSGLPLVASAELPADLPAGGFYVAPRLYAPVDPTHELSCREIFGPVLVATPFRDEEEAIALANGTQYGLVAGVWTKDGARQLRVARALECGQVFVNCYGAGGGIELPFGGVKRSGFGREKGMEGIKSFTRLKTITLQHG